The Gillisia sp. Hel_I_86 genome has a segment encoding these proteins:
- the ribH gene encoding 6,7-dimethyl-8-ribityllumazine synthase: MATQGKNLSKYDKSQMPEAKNFRFGLVVAKWNENITEGLFKGAFDTLKENGVINENIVRWNVPGSFELIYGCKKMQQSYEMLDAIIAIGSVIEGETKHFDFVCQGVTQGIKDLNIQNDIPVIFCVLTDQNMQQAIDRSGGKFGNKGSEAAVTAIKMAQLRIDAKF, translated from the coding sequence ATGGCAACACAAGGAAAAAACCTTAGCAAATACGATAAAAGCCAAATGCCGGAAGCCAAAAACTTTCGGTTTGGTCTTGTTGTGGCCAAATGGAATGAAAATATTACGGAAGGCCTATTTAAAGGTGCCTTTGATACCTTGAAAGAGAATGGCGTGATCAACGAAAATATTGTTCGTTGGAACGTTCCCGGGAGTTTCGAACTTATTTATGGGTGCAAAAAAATGCAGCAAAGCTACGAGATGCTGGATGCTATTATTGCCATAGGAAGTGTGATCGAAGGGGAGACCAAACATTTCGATTTTGTGTGCCAAGGGGTCACCCAGGGCATCAAGGATTTAAATATTCAAAATGACATTCCTGTAATTTTCTGTGTGCTAACAGATCAAAACATGCAACAAGCTATAGATCGTTCCGGAGGTAAATTTGGGAATAAAGGTTCTGAAGCTGCGGTTACAGCCATTAAAATGGCACAATTAAGAATAGACGCCAAGTTTTAA
- a CDS encoding tetratricopeptide repeat protein has translation MATYKKKGSKPSTKEERKNQVEEESTTAEVFNTLDEGAGRTEEWVAENQKWIYIIVGLAAVIVLGYLGWQRFIQEPKELEASNEMFQAQQYFDTALAGTGVESDSLYNMALNGGEGKYGFLDIIDNYGSTNAGNLAHYYAGFAYLNTNKYQEAIDHLEDFDGDDEILSALAVGGMGDAFLQLDQPKEALNYYEKAATMRSNEFTAPRFLLKAAITAIQLGEGEKAVEYLNRIKDEFANTPEANQVAIYLGKAQAMN, from the coding sequence ATGGCTACGTACAAGAAAAAAGGTTCTAAACCGTCTACCAAGGAAGAAAGAAAGAATCAAGTAGAGGAAGAATCTACAACCGCAGAAGTTTTTAACACCTTGGACGAAGGTGCCGGAAGAACAGAAGAGTGGGTTGCAGAAAATCAAAAATGGATCTACATTATTGTTGGTTTGGCCGCGGTTATAGTTTTAGGATATCTAGGATGGCAACGTTTTATTCAGGAGCCTAAAGAATTGGAAGCTTCTAACGAAATGTTTCAAGCGCAACAATATTTTGACACTGCGTTGGCTGGAACAGGTGTAGAGAGTGACTCTTTATACAACATGGCATTGAACGGTGGGGAAGGAAAATATGGTTTCTTGGATATCATAGACAACTACGGAAGCACAAATGCAGGAAATTTAGCTCATTACTACGCTGGGTTTGCATATTTAAATACTAATAAGTATCAGGAAGCTATAGACCATTTAGAAGATTTTGATGGGGACGATGAGATTTTATCTGCTTTAGCTGTTGGTGGAATGGGAGATGCATTTCTTCAATTAGATCAGCCTAAAGAAGCACTTAATTATTACGAGAAGGCTGCAACTATGCGTTCTAATGAATTCACTGCTCCTAGATTTTTGTTAAAAGCTGCGATCACTGCTATCCAATTAGGAGAAGGTGAAAAAGCCGTGGAATATTTAAACAGAATTAAAGATGAATTTGCGAATACTCCAGAAGCAAATCAAGTTGCCATCTATTTAGGGAAAGCTCAAGCAATGAACTAA